A section of the Alphaproteobacteria bacterium genome encodes:
- a CDS encoding DUF3179 domain-containing protein, giving the protein MTRLLNLFLVVAFFGLTLTSLPLAAREGPREWFSEWPNTDFSRHAVDFDEIISGGPPRGGIPAIMEPHFKPAGELLALTEQEPVIGLQIEGDWRAYPLRILMRHEIVNDIVAGRPVAVTYCPLCNSAVVFDRRLDGQVLTFNTTGKLRHSDMVMFDLETESWWQQFTGKGIVGELTDATLTKLPARLESFALFKERAAAAGATDPKVLVPTPGHDIFRSYGRNPYVGYDKMSRPPLYDGSLPEGIEPLARVVVIGDEAWPMQRVREHGPIRHGDLIISWRAGQRSVLDTRDISRGREVGNIIVQRETSNGLEDVVHDVSFAFAFHAFNPEGTLHLK; this is encoded by the coding sequence ATGACACGACTTCTAAACCTTTTCCTGGTTGTGGCTTTTTTCGGCCTGACTCTCACGTCCCTGCCGCTCGCGGCGCGCGAAGGGCCGCGAGAATGGTTTTCGGAATGGCCGAACACGGATTTCTCCAGGCATGCGGTCGATTTTGACGAAATCATCTCGGGCGGACCGCCGCGGGGCGGGATCCCGGCGATCATGGAGCCCCATTTCAAGCCGGCGGGCGAGCTTCTCGCATTGACCGAACAGGAGCCCGTCATCGGTCTCCAGATCGAGGGCGACTGGCGCGCCTACCCGCTGCGCATTCTCATGCGCCACGAGATCGTCAACGATATCGTCGCGGGCCGGCCCGTCGCAGTGACCTACTGCCCGCTCTGCAACTCCGCCGTGGTTTTCGACCGCCGGCTCGACGGACAGGTGCTGACCTTCAACACCACCGGCAAGCTTCGTCATTCCGATATGGTCATGTTCGATCTCGAGACCGAAAGCTGGTGGCAGCAATTCACGGGCAAGGGAATCGTTGGCGAGCTTACCGACGCGACCCTGACCAAACTGCCGGCCCGGCTCGAGTCCTTCGCCCTTTTCAAGGAGCGCGCAGCGGCGGCAGGCGCAACGGACCCCAAGGTCCTGGTGCCGACGCCCGGCCACGACATTTTCCGCTCCTACGGCCGCAACCCCTATGTCGGTTACGACAAGATGTCGCGTCCGCCGCTTTACGACGGGTCCCTGCCGGAGGGGATCGAACCCCTGGCACGGGTCGTCGTCATCGGTGATGAGGCCTGGCCGATGCAGCGTGTGCGCGAGCACGGGCCCATCCGGCATGGCGATCTGATCATCAGCTGGCGGGCGGGCCAGCGCTCCGTCCTCGATACACGCGACATCAGCCGCGGGCGTGAGGTCGGCAACATCATCGTGCAACGCGAAACCTCAAACGGGCTCGAGGATGTCGTCCACGACGTCAGCTTCGCCTTCGCGTTTCATGCCTTCAACCCGGAGGGGACGCTGCATCTGAAATGA